The proteins below come from a single Roseiflexus sp. RS-1 genomic window:
- a CDS encoding phospholipid carrier-dependent glycosyltransferase — MANVPVEPRVAAQTQRDRPRLLRYAPGVLALALFLALALGRGVLGAAAVPVQGALALALLGSILAHPQVVARVRVTRTAVALVGILALALGLRVWGLRFGLPYFEHPDEWAVADEALRMLRTGEYTPFSYTYPTLYVYMQVGVATFHFLWGAGAGLYRTPADIDPVRFYVWARALTALLGTGAVALTFLAGRSLYGRTAGLLAAALIAVMPAVAGDAHYVTTDTPAMFFTLLAFLAIARLGVAPEHDGGRETLRSTLALALFAGFGVGIATATKWNAGALVIALLASIVLVAHRRMSDTQRSTPNVQPSSQRSTFNVQPSPLNLQPSTPNVQPSSQRSTFNLHRSTFNLQPSPLNLQPSTFTAQPSTFNLQPSTLNLLLAALAGILLGFTLGVPFWLRDLPRILTDLAGIIRHYRFDGHPGAESDQPALFYWWALTREGTLLAWACLGGVALAFLRRKSADILVLAVIVPAVLQLTGVKVVFFRNAMPLLPFLCILAAALVVAIVDWWTTAKRDTAVQSERREAPAPVAFVRRLTGNRTALLLAVAALLMAEPLVQAIHDETLRSRPTTRILAGEWLEARTTDGERVWLEDNTLILSPRLRAIGGEPAIRHELAWYREQGIRFVVVHLDRDTGVAALNAFGEPAARFLRSGERHGPELAIFDTGAPEASIEPRTPSGATLGAGAVVLDGYRHPGKVQAGGVLPLALFWRATRPLPLDYTVYVHLVDAAGNKVAQRDVPPLEGRRPTSAWQPGDLVRDDQDLFVPETVAPGTYRLLAGMYDAATMTPINDAGPIDLGVVTVTR, encoded by the coding sequence ATGGCGAATGTTCCGGTTGAACCGCGTGTTGCTGCGCAAACGCAGCGTGATCGACCACGCCTGCTGCGGTATGCGCCTGGAGTGCTGGCGCTGGCGCTGTTTCTGGCGCTGGCGCTGGGGCGCGGCGTTCTCGGCGCTGCCGCCGTGCCGGTGCAGGGTGCGCTGGCACTGGCGTTGCTGGGGTCGATCCTTGCGCATCCGCAGGTGGTGGCGCGGGTGCGCGTCACGCGCACCGCAGTGGCTCTGGTCGGCATCCTTGCGCTGGCGCTGGGGTTGCGGGTCTGGGGATTGCGCTTCGGATTGCCCTACTTCGAGCACCCTGATGAATGGGCGGTCGCCGACGAGGCGCTGCGGATGCTGCGCACGGGTGAGTATACTCCTTTTTCGTACACCTACCCGACACTCTATGTCTATATGCAGGTCGGCGTGGCGACGTTCCACTTTCTCTGGGGTGCTGGCGCCGGTCTCTACCGCACCCCTGCCGACATCGATCCGGTGCGGTTCTATGTCTGGGCGCGCGCGTTGACCGCCCTGCTTGGCACGGGCGCTGTTGCGCTGACATTCCTGGCGGGACGTTCCCTCTACGGGCGCACGGCTGGACTGCTGGCGGCTGCACTGATCGCGGTCATGCCAGCGGTGGCTGGCGATGCGCATTATGTGACGACCGATACGCCAGCGATGTTCTTCACCCTGCTGGCATTCCTGGCTATCGCACGGCTTGGTGTTGCGCCGGAGCACGACGGGGGGCGGGAAACGCTCCGGTCGACGCTGGCGCTGGCGCTCTTCGCCGGGTTTGGCGTCGGCATCGCTACAGCGACCAAATGGAACGCTGGCGCACTCGTGATCGCGCTGCTGGCATCGATTGTGTTAGTTGCGCATCGTCGCATGTCCGACACTCAACGCTCAACCCCCAACGTTCAACCATCCTCCCAACGTTCAACGTTCAACGTTCAACCTTCACCGCTCAACCTTCAACCTTCAACCCCCAACGTTCAACCATCCTCCCAACGTTCAACGTTCAACCTTCACCGCTCAACCTTCAACCTTCAACCTTCACCGCTCAACCTTCAACCTTCAACCTTCACCGCTCAACCTTCAACCTTCAACCTTCAACCTTCAACCCTCAACCTTCTCCTCGCCGCTCTCGCTGGCATCCTGCTGGGTTTTACACTCGGCGTCCCGTTCTGGTTGCGCGATCTGCCACGCATTCTCACCGATCTCGCCGGGATTATCAGACATTACCGTTTCGACGGGCATCCGGGCGCCGAGTCAGACCAACCGGCGCTGTTCTACTGGTGGGCGTTGACCCGTGAAGGGACGCTGCTGGCGTGGGCATGTCTGGGAGGGGTAGCGCTGGCTTTCCTGCGACGCAAATCAGCCGATATCCTCGTTCTGGCGGTTATCGTTCCTGCGGTGTTGCAACTGACCGGGGTGAAGGTCGTGTTCTTCCGCAATGCGATGCCGCTGCTGCCATTCCTGTGCATCCTTGCCGCAGCGCTGGTTGTTGCTATCGTTGATTGGTGGACAACCGCGAAGCGAGATACGGCAGTGCAATCCGAACGCAGGGAAGCGCCAGCGCCGGTTGCATTCGTTCGTCGGCTGACCGGCAACCGCACTGCGCTGTTGCTGGCAGTCGCCGCGCTGCTGATGGCTGAACCGCTGGTGCAGGCGATCCACGACGAAACGCTGCGCTCCCGTCCGACGACGCGCATTCTGGCGGGGGAATGGCTGGAGGCGCGCACAACGGATGGCGAGCGGGTCTGGCTGGAGGACAATACCCTCATCCTTTCACCGCGTTTGCGCGCTATTGGCGGCGAGCCTGCCATCCGGCACGAACTCGCCTGGTACCGCGAGCAGGGCATTCGGTTTGTGGTGGTGCATCTTGACCGTGATACGGGCGTGGCGGCGCTGAATGCCTTTGGCGAACCGGCGGCGCGCTTTCTGCGGTCGGGTGAGCGGCACGGACCTGAACTGGCGATCTTTGATACCGGTGCGCCTGAGGCGTCAATCGAGCCACGCACACCGTCAGGAGCAACGCTCGGCGCCGGTGCGGTTGTGCTTGATGGGTATCGCCATCCGGGAAAGGTACAGGCAGGCGGCGTGTTGCCGCTGGCGCTCTTCTGGCGCGCAACGCGCCCGCTCCCGCTGGATTATACCGTGTATGTGCACCTCGTCGATGCAGCGGGGAACAAAGTTGCGCAGCGCGATGTGCCGCCGCTCGAGGGGCGTCGCCCGACCAGCGCCTGGCAGCCGGGAGACCTGGTGCGCGATGATCAGGACCTGTTCGTTCCTGAAACGGTGGCGCCGGGAACCTATCGCCTGCTGGCGGGCATGTACGATGCCGCGACAATGACGCCGATCAATGATGCGGGACCGATCGATCTGGGGGTGGTTACCGTTACACGTTGA
- a CDS encoding restriction endonuclease, whose translation MTYLDAAYTILKAAGQPLHYEAITQEALKQGLIKPQGATPAATMGSRLYTDTLEEGSRFVRAGRGTFGLAEWRPRGIDAHVSDINADTRKQLREMVLNMPPDRFEALIRELLIRMGFDESTVQITPYRSDGGVDVIGIYRAAGLTEVSAAVQVKRWKGNVGASIVTQLRGSLQVHQQGIIITTSDFTKDARREAVEANKTRIGLINGDELIDLLVKHQVGVVKRTLEVTVLDDEYWSELIGQSSAPSVPTVSLPDPVAPRPAPTVKTRLMPGKPKGFILFGEFYAANTWRGVLLGVCQALAQRCDNFATVATIIKGRSRQHIADSPTGMISPAPIPGAALWIETNQSARSVLWIIAQLLEALGRSPNDFEIVVS comes from the coding sequence ATGACCTACCTCGACGCTGCCTATACTATCCTCAAAGCTGCCGGTCAACCGTTGCACTACGAGGCAATCACCCAGGAGGCGCTAAAGCAGGGGCTGATCAAGCCACAGGGAGCAACCCCGGCTGCGACGATGGGCTCCCGGCTCTACACCGACACGCTGGAGGAAGGCTCACGATTCGTGCGCGCTGGCAGGGGAACGTTCGGTCTGGCTGAATGGCGACCCAGGGGCATCGACGCCCACGTGTCCGACATCAACGCAGACACGCGAAAACAATTGCGCGAAATGGTCCTGAACATGCCGCCAGACCGGTTCGAGGCGCTGATCCGCGAGTTGCTGATCCGCATGGGCTTTGATGAGAGTACAGTCCAGATCACCCCGTATCGCAGCGATGGCGGCGTTGACGTCATTGGCATCTACCGCGCCGCCGGACTGACCGAGGTGAGCGCTGCGGTGCAGGTGAAACGCTGGAAGGGCAACGTAGGCGCGTCGATCGTCACCCAGTTGCGCGGTTCGCTGCAGGTGCATCAGCAGGGTATTATCATCACTACCAGCGACTTCACGAAAGATGCGCGTCGAGAGGCTGTCGAAGCGAACAAAACGCGGATTGGTTTGATCAATGGTGATGAACTGATCGATCTGCTGGTGAAGCATCAGGTAGGCGTGGTCAAGCGCACCCTGGAGGTAACTGTCCTGGACGACGAGTATTGGAGCGAGTTGATCGGACAGAGCAGTGCGCCTTCTGTCCCGACGGTTTCGCTTCCGGATCCAGTCGCACCCAGACCAGCCCCGACTGTCAAAACAAGGTTGATGCCAGGGAAACCCAAAGGCTTCATTCTGTTTGGCGAATTCTACGCTGCGAACACCTGGCGCGGGGTGTTGTTGGGTGTCTGCCAGGCGCTGGCGCAGCGTTGCGACAATTTCGCAACGGTTGCGACCATTATCAAGGGGCGCTCGCGGCAGCACATTGCTGACAGCCCGACTGGTATGATCTCCCCGGCGCCCATCCCGGGCGCTGCGTTGTGGATCGAGACCAATCAGAGCGCACGATCAGTGCTATGGATTATCGCGCAGTTGCTGGAAGCGCTGGGGCGCTCGCCGAACGACTTTGAGATTGTGGTCAGTTGA
- a CDS encoding sensor histidine kinase yields the protein MYALSSTSATLPIILHASRLLAGDQALEMRLPGVFDLLRTAIPFHDGRVTWWRHEPIAASTGDQWYAPNGWSLPWHDDLLHEVIARGAPCRRVVDAAGDPALHYGAPIIWNRRLWGVLELRGDHQMIIGDEEQALIDALSPLLAAAIASSSNTNIDTPILTTRQQRVLDALRAELEAPLDLGELLTFLLRWALDATGAEAGAIGVVDRERGEVTLQAYEGYGANPLSRDAFGETRRRWNWSVGVAGKVARTGRAILLRDVSHDPDYQALNPEVRAELAMPIGADQPLAVLILDSPRSTAFGDGEVAFVKALCDLAVNPLRRALHYQQLLETSTHLGQVFSSIPGGLALMDQQGRVLRHNPAWLTIWGLPSGSMRDPFYVPLDLVPLLLPRLRDPLALTGMCAEGQRAPTEVQSLLVQLTSPHQELMLLSVPTRDSFGSLTGRLWIVSDVTREREADRLKSEFLSIISHELRTPLTSIMGYTELLLAREFSPAERREFVQTVYNEANHLYQIVEDLLGVTRLEAGNVRLNQWAVSLRQIVSDLTAQLNNQISGKHTMLIDIPPHLPPVYADRDKVRQVLVNLITNAVKYSPNGGEIRLTISDNVELPPDHPRGKFVRVAVSDQGIGIAPEDLPRIWERFYRVDNGNTRRIGGTGLGLSIAKALVELHGGRIWAESKLNKGSTFYFTLPVATDLVRR from the coding sequence ATGTACGCGCTCTCTTCCACATCGGCGACGCTTCCGATCATTCTGCACGCTTCACGCCTGCTTGCCGGCGATCAGGCGCTTGAGATGCGGTTGCCCGGTGTGTTCGATCTACTGCGCACTGCCATTCCCTTCCACGATGGACGTGTGACCTGGTGGCGGCATGAACCGATCGCAGCGTCAACTGGCGATCAGTGGTATGCGCCGAACGGCTGGAGTCTCCCATGGCACGATGATCTGTTGCACGAGGTTATTGCCCGTGGCGCTCCCTGTCGTCGTGTCGTGGATGCTGCCGGTGACCCGGCGCTTCACTATGGTGCGCCGATCATCTGGAACCGGCGTCTGTGGGGGGTGCTGGAACTGCGTGGCGACCATCAGATGATTATCGGCGACGAGGAACAGGCGCTGATCGATGCGCTGAGCCCGCTGCTGGCAGCTGCAATCGCGTCCAGTAGCAACACGAATATTGATACGCCAATCCTGACGACGCGCCAGCAGCGTGTGCTCGATGCCCTGCGCGCCGAACTCGAAGCGCCGCTCGATCTTGGTGAGCTTCTGACCTTCCTGTTGCGCTGGGCGCTCGATGCGACCGGCGCCGAAGCTGGCGCGATCGGCGTGGTCGACCGTGAGCGCGGTGAAGTGACGCTTCAGGCATATGAAGGGTACGGCGCCAATCCGCTCAGTCGCGACGCTTTCGGCGAAACACGGCGTCGCTGGAACTGGAGCGTCGGCGTTGCGGGAAAGGTCGCGCGCACCGGTCGCGCCATTTTGCTGCGCGATGTGTCACACGACCCGGATTATCAGGCGCTCAATCCTGAGGTGCGTGCAGAACTGGCAATGCCAATCGGCGCCGATCAACCGCTTGCCGTGCTGATCCTCGATAGCCCGCGCTCAACCGCGTTCGGCGACGGCGAAGTGGCGTTCGTCAAGGCGTTGTGCGATCTGGCGGTCAATCCGCTGCGCCGCGCGCTGCACTACCAGCAGTTGCTCGAAACCAGCACGCACCTCGGTCAGGTCTTTTCCAGCATTCCCGGCGGGCTGGCGTTGATGGATCAACAGGGGCGCGTGCTGCGCCACAACCCGGCATGGCTGACGATCTGGGGGTTGCCGTCCGGATCGATGCGCGATCCGTTCTATGTGCCGCTCGACCTGGTGCCGCTGTTGCTGCCGCGGCTGCGCGATCCGCTTGCGCTGACCGGGATGTGCGCCGAAGGTCAGCGCGCCCCGACTGAAGTGCAATCGCTGCTGGTGCAGTTGACCAGCCCGCATCAGGAGTTGATGCTCCTCTCGGTGCCAACGCGCGATAGTTTCGGTTCGCTGACCGGTCGGTTGTGGATCGTCAGCGATGTGACACGCGAACGCGAAGCCGATCGCCTGAAGAGTGAGTTCCTCTCGATCATCTCGCACGAACTGCGCACGCCACTCACCTCGATTATGGGGTACACCGAATTGCTGCTGGCGCGCGAGTTCAGTCCTGCCGAACGGCGCGAATTTGTGCAGACGGTATACAACGAAGCGAATCATCTCTACCAGATCGTCGAAGACTTGCTGGGGGTGACGCGGCTGGAAGCCGGGAATGTGCGCCTCAATCAGTGGGCAGTGTCACTGCGCCAGATTGTGAGCGACCTGACAGCGCAACTCAATAATCAGATCAGCGGCAAACATACGATGCTGATCGACATTCCGCCGCATCTGCCGCCCGTCTACGCCGACCGTGACAAGGTCCGGCAGGTGCTGGTGAATCTGATTACGAATGCGGTCAAATACTCGCCGAATGGCGGCGAAATCCGCCTCACAATCTCCGATAACGTCGAACTCCCGCCCGATCACCCGCGCGGGAAGTTTGTGCGCGTCGCGGTGAGCGACCAGGGAATCGGGATTGCGCCAGAGGACCTGCCGCGTATCTGGGAGCGCTTCTACCGCGTTGACAACGGCAATACGCGCCGCATCGGCGGCACCGGTCTTGGTCTTTCGATTGCCAAAGCTCTGGTGGAACTGCACGGGGGGCGCATCTGGGCGGAGAGCAAACTCAACAAGGGCAGCACGTTCTACTTTACACTCCCCGTGGCAACGGATCTGGTGCGGAGATAG
- a CDS encoding ABC transporter substrate-binding protein, whose translation MKILDRKIALTLLLALVAPILAACGGGTAQQPIRETVVVTAEPVRETVVVRETVVAEAPTAAPSGAFTTPHPILSDVRVRQAIAYCTNRPELIQSVYSYLTPEQQQELLMDTNLPKTHWAAASEADGIVVYPFDPDKGKALLEEAGWKLPEGQRVRAKDGEPLSLEFTTTNAQFRITWATVLEKQLLDNCGIQIIRKHAPASWWFGGASGLRRRDFELGAFAWVGEADPGGRTLYACDQIPLPDNNWNGQNYMGWCNETASKAITAANNTLNREERIKNYKAFQVEFTKDMVSLPLFQRLEAYAWNKALRGLKPDPTEYITANAYQWERADGGDTIILGFTQEPASMFTLVESAAVQRQAAQLVEGVLTTQYSYDFQPVLQDGLATIESGKAKNEVVEVKEGDKVWDATGAAVELKPGVEIINSDGETVKYESGTVKMNQLTVTYDLIKGIKWSDGEPLKKADLELGVKIACDPDSGAVSLTFCESHDNLNGVTFNSDTSYTIKFLPGVQWPIYFTAPYGGYPSHVTVSDGRKLADVPAKEWATLPEVAEIPLGYGPYILKEWKKGEFMKFEANPNFVLGAPKVKNVIIQFYADTNAAVAALLTGEVDILEKATLGAGPEVETVLKAAAEGKIEAKTDASPTWEHMDMNLFIR comes from the coding sequence ATGAAGATTCTCGACAGGAAGATCGCGCTGACCCTGTTGCTCGCGCTGGTTGCGCCGATCCTGGCAGCCTGCGGCGGCGGGACGGCACAGCAACCGATCCGCGAAACGGTGGTCGTAACGGCAGAGCCGGTTCGGGAGACGGTCGTTGTGCGCGAGACGGTTGTGGCTGAGGCGCCGACGGCTGCTCCATCAGGGGCGTTCACCACACCGCACCCGATCCTCAGCGATGTGCGGGTGCGCCAGGCGATTGCGTACTGCACCAACCGCCCCGAGTTGATCCAGTCGGTCTACAGTTACCTGACGCCGGAGCAGCAGCAAGAGTTGCTGATGGATACCAACCTGCCGAAGACGCACTGGGCGGCAGCCAGCGAAGCGGACGGGATCGTGGTCTATCCGTTCGACCCTGATAAGGGCAAGGCGCTGCTCGAAGAGGCGGGCTGGAAACTGCCTGAAGGTCAGCGTGTGCGCGCGAAGGATGGCGAGCCGCTGTCGCTCGAGTTCACCACCACCAATGCGCAGTTCCGCATCACCTGGGCAACCGTGCTGGAGAAGCAGTTGCTCGATAATTGCGGCATCCAGATCATCCGCAAGCATGCCCCGGCATCCTGGTGGTTCGGTGGCGCGTCCGGTCTGCGCCGGCGCGACTTTGAACTTGGCGCATTCGCCTGGGTTGGTGAAGCCGATCCCGGTGGTCGCACCCTGTATGCCTGTGACCAGATTCCGCTGCCGGATAACAACTGGAATGGGCAGAACTATATGGGCTGGTGCAACGAGACGGCCAGCAAGGCGATCACTGCGGCGAACAATACGCTGAACCGCGAGGAGCGCATCAAGAACTACAAGGCGTTCCAGGTCGAGTTCACCAAGGACATGGTCAGCCTGCCGCTGTTCCAGCGCCTCGAGGCGTATGCCTGGAACAAGGCGTTGAGGGGTCTCAAGCCCGACCCGACCGAGTATATCACCGCGAATGCGTATCAGTGGGAGCGCGCCGATGGCGGCGACACCATTATCCTGGGCTTCACTCAGGAGCCAGCTTCGATGTTCACGCTGGTCGAGAGCGCGGCAGTGCAGCGCCAGGCGGCGCAACTCGTCGAAGGCGTGCTGACCACCCAGTATAGCTACGACTTCCAGCCGGTGCTGCAGGATGGTCTTGCGACGATTGAGTCCGGCAAGGCAAAGAATGAGGTCGTCGAAGTCAAAGAAGGTGATAAGGTCTGGGACGCGACGGGCGCTGCCGTTGAACTCAAGCCGGGCGTTGAGATCATCAACTCCGACGGTGAGACGGTCAAGTACGAGAGTGGCACGGTGAAGATGAACCAGCTCACCGTCACCTACGATCTCATCAAAGGCATTAAGTGGTCGGACGGCGAACCGCTGAAGAAGGCCGACCTGGAACTGGGCGTCAAGATCGCGTGCGATCCCGACTCAGGGGCGGTCAGCCTGACCTTCTGCGAGTCGCACGATAATCTCAACGGTGTCACCTTTAACAGCGATACCAGCTACACCATCAAGTTCCTGCCGGGCGTGCAGTGGCCAATTTACTTCACTGCTCCCTACGGCGGCTACCCCTCGCATGTGACCGTTTCGGACGGGCGGAAACTGGCGGATGTGCCGGCGAAAGAGTGGGCAACTCTGCCGGAAGTCGCCGAAATTCCGCTGGGGTATGGTCCATACATCCTGAAGGAGTGGAAGAAGGGCGAGTTCATGAAGTTCGAGGCAAACCCGAACTTCGTGCTCGGCGCGCCGAAGGTCAAGAATGTCATCATCCAGTTCTACGCCGACACCAATGCGGCAGTAGCAGCGCTGCTGACCGGCGAGGTCGACATTCTTGAGAAGGCGACGCTCGGCGCCGGTCCGGAGGTGGAAACGGTGCTCAAGGCGGCGGCAGAGGGCAAGATCGAAGCCAAGACCGACGCCAGCCCGACCTGGGAGCACATGGATATGAACCTGTTCATCCGGTAA